DNA sequence from the Paenibacillus azoreducens genome:
TTCAACTCGGTGTTTTACTCCGCCGCTTTTGCGATTGTAACGGTCGCGGTTTCGGTGTGCGCAGGATACGCGCTGTCGGAGGAGCGCCTGGCGGGACGCGGCATCTTCATGACGCTGTTCATCGTCACGATGTTTTTCGGCGGCGGGCTGATTCCGACCTACCTGCTAGTCCGCAATCTCCACATGCTGAACACGGTGTGGGCGGTCATCATTCCGGGCGCGGTCAACATATGGAATATCATTTTGTCCAGAACGTTCTTCAAAGGCGTGCCGAAGGAGCTGAAGGAGGCCGCGAACGTCGACGGCGCAACGGATGCGGGCATCTTCGCCCGGATCGTCCTGCCGTTGTCCAAACCGATCATTTTCGTGCTGGCGCTGTATGCGTTCGTAGGACAGTGGAACTCGTATTTCGACGCCATGATTTATTTGGAGGATGCGAAGCTTCATCCGCTGCAGCTCGTTCTGCGGTCCATCCTCATCCAAAACCAGGCGGCCCCGGGCATGATCAGCGATCAATTGGCCATGAACGAGCTGAAGCGCCTGTCGGAAATGATCAAATATTCGGCGATCGTCATCTCCAGCCTGCCGCTGCTCGTGATGTACCCGTTCTTTCAGAAGTATTTCGAAAAAGGTGTGATGGTGGGTTCCCTGAAATAGGCCGCCCCCTGAACATACATAGCCATCATTCATTTTTTAATCCGCAAGGCAGATTTTCGTTTGCATGAAGATCGAATAAATAATGGAGGTCATCGTGATGAAAAGATTACAGGCAAAGAAAACCGCGGGAAAAGCCGTTTCGCTTTCCGCGCTGGCAGCGCTGGTACTGCTCTCCGGCTGCGGGGGAGGCAAGGCTGAGAACGAATCCAAAGACGGAAAATTGACCTTGAATTTCCTGACGCAAAGCTCGCCGCTGGCGCCGGCCGATCCGAACGACAAGCTGATCAACAAAAGGCTGGAGGAAAAAACGGGCGTTCACATCAAATGGACCAACTACACGAATGACGTTTTCGCGGAAAAGCGCAATCTGGCCATGGCGAGCGGCGACTTGCCTGATGCGGTGTTCGACGCGGGATACGGCGACTACGACCTGCTGAAGCTGGCCAAGGACGGAGCCATCGTACCGCTGGAAGACCTGATCGAGAAGCAGATGCCGAATTTGAAAAAGGTGCTGGAGGAAGCTCCGGAATACAAATCGATGATTACTGCTCCGGACGGCCATATCTACTCCTTCCCTTGGATCGAAGAGCTCGGGTCCGGCAAAGAGCGGATTCAAGCAGTGGACGATCTCCCATGGATCAACGTCGAATGGCTGAAAAAGCTGGGCCTTGAAATGCCGAAAACGACGGATGAGCTGAAAAAGGTTCTGATCGCCTTTAAGACGCAGGACCCGAACGGCAATGGCAAGGCGGACGAAATTCCACTGTCCTTCATCAACAAGCCGGGCGGCGAGGATTTGGCATTCCTGTACGGCTCCTTCGGCCTGGGCGAGAACTGGGACCATACGGTCGTGACCGACGACGGCAAGGTTGTATTCACGGCTTCCCAGGATGGCTACAAAGACGCGATCAAATTCATTCACGAGCTGTACCAAGAGGGGCTGATCGATGTCGAAGCCTTCCAGCAGGACTGGAACACGTACTTGGCCAAAGGCAAGGACGATCGGTACGGACTGTACTTCACGTGGGATAAGGCGAACATTACAGGCAGCAACGACAAGTATGATCTGATGCCTCCGCTTGCGGGACCAGGCGGCGAAGCGAACGTAACCCGGACCAACGGCATCGGCCTGGATCGCGGACGCATGGTCGTCACCAGTACCAACAAGCATCCCGAAGAAACGGCAAAATGGGCCGACCAGCTGTACGATCCGCTGCAATCCGTCCAAGACAACTGGGGCACCTACGGGGATGACAAACAGCAGAATATTTTCGAATTCGACGAAGCGAAAGGCATGCTGAAGCATCTGCCGCTCGAAGGAACGGCCCCGGTCGAGCTGCGGCAAAAAACGAGCATCGCCGGTCCGCTGGCGATCCTGAACAGTTACTACGGCAAATATACGACGATGCCGGACGACGCGGCGTGGCGCCTGAAGCTGCTTAAAGACGTGATGGTTCCGCACATGAAGGCGAAAAACAACTACCCGAACGTGTTCTTCTCCTTGGATGAGC
Encoded proteins:
- a CDS encoding ABC transporter substrate-binding protein produces the protein MKRLQAKKTAGKAVSLSALAALVLLSGCGGGKAENESKDGKLTLNFLTQSSPLAPADPNDKLINKRLEEKTGVHIKWTNYTNDVFAEKRNLAMASGDLPDAVFDAGYGDYDLLKLAKDGAIVPLEDLIEKQMPNLKKVLEEAPEYKSMITAPDGHIYSFPWIEELGSGKERIQAVDDLPWINVEWLKKLGLEMPKTTDELKKVLIAFKTQDPNGNGKADEIPLSFINKPGGEDLAFLYGSFGLGENWDHTVVTDDGKVVFTASQDGYKDAIKFIHELYQEGLIDVEAFQQDWNTYLAKGKDDRYGLYFTWDKANITGSNDKYDLMPPLAGPGGEANVTRTNGIGLDRGRMVVTSTNKHPEETAKWADQLYDPLQSVQDNWGTYGDDKQQNIFEFDEAKGMLKHLPLEGTAPVELRQKTSIAGPLAILNSYYGKYTTMPDDAAWRLKLLKDVMVPHMKAKNNYPNVFFSLDELDRLSTIQTDMFAYVERKRTEWYQNGKIDQEWDAYLKELDRLGLQEWLKIKQSGYDRNVQ
- a CDS encoding carbohydrate ABC transporter permease, which gives rise to MAVKHSGLDRFLLALNYLFLALAVLIVVVPLVYIVVASFMDPTVLLNKGLSFRVSDWSLEGYKKILSNPAMVRGFFNSVFYSAAFAIVTVAVSVCAGYALSEERLAGRGIFMTLFIVTMFFGGGLIPTYLLVRNLHMLNTVWAVIIPGAVNIWNIILSRTFFKGVPKELKEAANVDGATDAGIFARIVLPLSKPIIFVLALYAFVGQWNSYFDAMIYLEDAKLHPLQLVLRSILIQNQAAPGMISDQLAMNELKRLSEMIKYSAIVISSLPLLVMYPFFQKYFEKGVMVGSLK